The sequence GAAGCCGCCGGCGGGGTCGCGACCACGCCCGAGCCGGTGCGGCTGCAGCCGCGGCGCAAGCCGGCGCAACCGAGTGCCGGCCTCGCGCTGGCGGCTTCGCTGGTGCTCGGGCTCGGCCTACCGTCGCGGTGGATCGCCCTCGATGCCGGCGAGCCCAGCGGCATCGCCTCGGCCGCGACCCATGCGATGTCGGTGGCCCAAGAGGCGCCCGCGTGCGACGTGCCCGATGGCTTCGGCGGCCCGCAGTGCGCCGAGACCGGCTTCGAGCTCGAGGGTGCGATCGCGATGATGACGATGCCCGAGCCCGCGTTCGACGACGGCGCCAACGCCTGCGAGGACACCTCGCCGAGCGGTCTCGCCTGCGATCCGCTCGACGGCTGAGGCGCAGCGCTCACCCGAACCGCTGCCCGAGCATCGCGCACAGCGACTCGAGTGCGGCGCTGTCGACCTCGCGGAACGCCGCGGGCAGATCGGAGTCGAGATCGAGCACGGCGATGCACGCACCGTCGCGGCCGAGCACCGGCACCACGAGCTCCGATCGCGTGGTCGACGAGCACGCGATGTGATCGGCGAAGGCCTCGACGTCGGCGACCAGCGCGGTGGCGCGGGTCCGCGCCACGGCGCCACAGACCCCACGGGAGAACGGAATGCGCAGGCAGCCGTGGCCCCCTTGATACGGCCCCACCGCGAGCAGCTCGGGTGCGATCACGCGGTAGAAGCCGGTCCAGTGGTGATGCGCGAAGGCGTGGTGGAGCTCGCACACGACCGTCGCCATCGCCGCCACCCAGTCGTCCTCGCCGTCCAGCAGGGCCTCGATCGTCGCGCGCACCTCGGCGTGTCGTCGGGCGCGGGCGAGATCGTCGGCGTCGGCGGGCAGCGGGTCGAACATGGCGACGGCATGGATCGCACGGCTCCGTCGCGCACGCACCGGCGTCGGCGGCGCGCGTCCCAGGCGCGATGCGGCGGCGATGGATGTGGGTTATCGTCGTTTTGTGATCCGGCTGCTCTCCGCGCTCGCGCTCGTCCCCCTCGTCGTCCCGACTGTTGCAGCGGCGGCCGATCGCGCCGCGACGCTGCACGCGGGCCAGGTCCTGCGCGCGCCCGATGGCCGCGCGGTGGCCCGCGATCGCGACGTGCAGTGGCGCGCCGATCCCTCGGCTGCACCCGCGCGCCGCGTCGACGCGCTGCGACGCGAGCTGGGACCGGCGTGGATCGCCTGGGACCAGCACGCCGGCACGCCGCACCGCATCCTGCTCGAAGGCATCGACGTGCCGGGCGCGATGCTCGACCCCACGATCGCGCAGGCCCACGCCCGCGCGCTGCTGCGACGGCACGTGGCCCTGCTGGCCCCGGGCGCGAGCGCCGACGACTTCGTGCTCGTCACCGATGACCTCTCCGGCGGCCAGCGATCGATCGCGTTCGCCCAGCACCATCGCGGCGTGCCGGTGCGCGGCGGCACCATCCAGTTCCGCTACGCCCACGACCGCTTGGTGATGATCGGCTCCGACGCGTTGCCCGACGTCGAGGTCGCGACGCGTTCGACGACCGCCGCCGCCGCGCTCGCAGGCACGCGCGCCCGCGACTGGGTCCGTGGCGACGTCGATGGCGGCAAGCATGTCGTGGCCTCGACCGCGCCGATCGAGATCCTGCCGGTCCCACGCACGGGCGGCGGATTCGAGTACCGCGAGGTCGTGCCGGTCACGATCGAGGTCGAGTCGCCGCGCAGTCGCTGGACCGTGTTCACCGACGCGACCAGCGGCGAGCCGGTCGCGCGCAAGCAGGACCTCGTGTTCGAGACCGCGGGCTTGGTCTACCGCGTGCCGGTCCGCTCACCGCAGACCGCCCCGGCCGACTACGGCGCGGCGTTCGTCGATCTGCAGCTCGACGGCGTCGATCTGCAGACGGATGCGGTCGGGGTGTACCAGTACCAGACCGCCGGCTTCGCCGGCTCCAACGCGCCGGTCGGCCCGTTCGTGCGCATCGTGAACGAGGCCGGCGCGGTCGCGAGCCAGCAGTTCCAGGCCTCGCCGGGCAGCGGCTGGGTGTGGGCCGCCGGCGACGACTCCGAGCTCGACGCCCAGCTCACCGCGTTCGTGCACCTGTCGCTGGTCAAGGCCTACGTTCGCGGCATCGCGCCGGGACTGGCGTGGCTGGACAACCAGCTGCAGGCCCACGTCAACGTCAACGACCAGTGCAACGCGATGTCGGACGGCGACTCGGTGTACTTCTATCTCGCGAGCGACTCGTGCGAGAACACCGGGCGCATCGCCGATGTGATGTACCACGAGTTCGGTCACTCGGTGCACCAGCAATCGCTGATCCCCGGGGTCGGGTTCTTCGACACTGCGCTGTCGGAGGGCATCTCGGACTACCTCGCGATGACGATCGTGGGCGAGTCGCCGATGGCCCGTGGTTTCTTCTACGACGACACGCCGCTGCGCGACGCCGACCCGCAGGGCTACGAGTTCCGCTGGCCCGAGGATCGCGGCGAGGTCCACGACGAAGGTCGCATCATCGCGGGCGCGCTGTGGGACCTCCGCAAGGCGATGATCGCCAAGTACGGCCAGAGCGCAGGGGTCTTCGCGACCGATCGCATCTGGTACGAGTCGACCCGGCGCGCGGTCGACATCCCGTCGATGTACGTCGAGGCGTTGTTGGTCGACGACGACGACGGCAACCTCGCCAACGGCACGCCCAACGTCTGCGAGATCAACGACGCCTACGGGCCCCACGGCCTGTTCAGCATCGGCGAGGCCGGCGAGCAGGTCGTCGCCGAGGCGGGCACCGATAGCCTCACCATCACGGTGCAGGCGGCGCTGCCCAACTTCCCCCAGTGCCCGGTGTCCGCGACGCCCACGCTCGAGTGGAACAACGTCACCACCGGCGAGGGCGGCGGCGTGCAGCTCGACGGAGCCTCGGGGGCGTGGAGCACGACGATCTCGAACATCCCCGCGAACTCGCACCTCGAGTACCAGGTCCGCATGAACTACGACAACGGCGCGGAGCGGACGCTGCCAGACAACGCCGCTGATCCGTTCTACCAGGCGTGGGTCGGCGAGGTCACGCCGCTGTACTGCACCGGCTTCACCGACATCTCCGGCCAGTGGAGCTTCCTCGGTGACTGGAACGTGGGCAACCCCGCCGGCAACGCGGGCAACCGCGACCCGGTCAGCAGCTTCGACGGTGACGACGTCATCGCCGGCACCAACGTCAACGCGTCCGGGCTCTACCTGCCATCGTCGTTCTCGGCCGCGCTCGCGCCGAAGATCGCGACCTTGGGCGCGACCAACGTGCGCCTGCAGTACTGGCGATGGTTGACGGTCGAGGATGGCTTCTTCGACCGCGCGAGCATCAAGGTCGACGGCACCGACATCTGGCAGAACCACGCCTCGTCGGAGGATTTCCTCGCCACGCTGCACCACGTCGATCGCGAGTGGCGCTTCCACGACCTCGATCTCAGCGCGGCCGCGGCCGACGGCATCATCGATCTCGAGTTCGACCTCGCAGCCGACGGTGGGCTCCAGTTCGGCGGCTGGAACCTCGACGCGTTGTGCGTGGTCTCGGTCGGCGAGCCCCCGCTCATCAGCTGTGGCGACGGCCTGCTCGATGCCGGCGAGCAGTGCGACGACGCCAACCTCGTCGACGGCGACGGCTGCAGCAGCGCGTGCGTGATCGAAGGCGGCACCACCGACCCCAGCGGCGGCACCACCGATCCCAGTGGCGGCGACACCGATACCGACGGCGAAACGGACGGCGACACCGATGGCGATCCGAGCCTCGACGGCGGCGGCCTGCTGGGCCGCGGCTGCGGCTGCCAGCTGCGCGACGACGGCGAGTCGCCCGCCTGGGCGGTGCTCGGCCTCGCCCTGCTCGCGCGACGTCGACGTCGACGTCGCTGACCCAACACGCGCGCGATGGCTACCGCTGCCAGCGCGGGGCGATGAGCCGCCGACGACCATCGGCGGTCATCGGCACGTCGGGGCCGTCGTCCTGCGACGAGCGATCCCACAGCTGGCAGGTAACCGGCTTGTGCTGCTGGTCGAGCGCCTCGCAGTAGTTGGTGAACTTGCAGCGGCGCACGGCATCGCCGCGACCGAGCTCCACCTTGAGGAACCAGTCCGGGTCGGCCAGGGATTGCCGCGCGGCACCGACGACATCGGCGTGGCCGGCCGCGAGGATCGACTCGGCCTGCGCGAAGCTGCAGATGCCGCCGGTGACCACCAGCGGCACGCGCTCGCCCGCGGCCACCAGCGCGGCCTTGATGGTCGCGGCGGCTGCGAGGTTGCGACCGAACGGACCCTGGGCGTCGGACAACACCGTCGGCATGCACTCGTAGCCGCTGCGGCCGGTGTACGGATACGCGGCGGCGCCGGGCTTGGGTTGCTGCGCGTCCTCGAACTTGCCACCGCGGGAGAGCGACAGGAAGTCCATGCCCGCGCGCGCGAACGCCAGCGCGTAGGCGGTCGCATCGTCGACGTCGCTGCCGCCCTCGATGCACTCGTCGGCGAGGAAGCGACAGCCGACCGCGAACGACGGCGCAGTCGCGGTCCGCACCGCGGCGAAGACCTCGAGCGGGGCCCGCAATCGGCCCTCGCGCGAGCCGCCGTGGCCATCGTCGCGATCGTTTCGCCGCGAGAGCAGCGAGGCCATGGTGTACGCGTGGGCGTAGTGCAGCTCGACGCCGTCGAAGCCGGCCGCCTGCGCGCGCACGGCCGCGGCCGCGAAGTCGAGGGGCAGCTGCTGCGGCAGCGCGCGGATGTGCGGCAGGTGCAGGTCCGTGACGCGCTCGCGGAAGCCCATGCGTAGCGACTCGAGCTCGCGGGCCGTCAGTACCGACGCGAGCTCGTCGTCGGGCATCGCGAGCAACGCCTCGCGCACGGCCGCGTCGCCTTGCGCCTGGGGCACCGCGCGACGGTGGTGATCCCCGAGCACGAGGTGACGTCGGAAGTAGGTCGCCGGCTCGGGGCGACGACGGATGGTCAGGAAGTCGATCAGCTGCACGAACAAGCGCGTGTGCCCGTCGCTCTCGCGGCGCACGGTCTCGACCAGCGATCGCAGGCCGGGCACGAAGCGATCGTGGCCGATGCGCAGCAGCGGACCGCTGGGGACATCGCGGATGCCGGTGGCCTCGACCACGATCGCACCGGGCCGCCCCTGCGCGAAGCGGCCGTACCACGACAACACTTCGGGCGTCACGAAGCCCTCGTCACTGGCGCGCCACGGCACCATCGCCGGAACCCACGTCCGCGTGCGCAGCGTCAGCGCGCCGATCTCGACCGGCGAGAACCATCGCGAGGTCGCGGCGACCCCGGCGGTGGGCCAGCCGCCGTCGGGGTGGACGTGCTTGATGCGTTCGGGCGGCTTGTACATCGCGAGGGCGGCGCGATCGTACCAGCGAATGACACTGGTTCACCCGCGCCGCGATCGCATCACGCCTGCCAGACGCAGAGGCCGAAGTTCCCGCCACCGAACATCTGGCACATCATGCCGTCGGGGCACGTGGCGCCACCGGTGCAGTCGAGCTCGCAGCGGGTGTCGCCCATCGGCGGGCCGCCGCACGTGGCCACCGCATCGCCGCTGGTGGGCGCCGGGCACTCGTCGTCGTTCATGCACGGCACGGTGCAGAAGTTGAGGTTGCCCATCATGAGTTCGGCGCAGAGCTGGTCGCCGGGGCACTGGGGCTCGTTCTGGTCGCACATGCCGTAGAGGCCCTCGGCGCCGCCGCTGCTCGAGCCGCCGCCGCTGCTCGAGCCGCCGCTGTCGGCCTGCCCGGTCGAGCCCGAGTCCGCCGCCGTGGTCTCCGACGAGCCGGTGTCCTGCGAGCTCGTCATCATGCCGGTGGTGTCGGTCGTGCTGGCGCTGGTGCTCGCGGTGGTGGTGTCGGTCGTGGCCGAAACCGTCGAGCCGGTCATCGTCGCCGAGGCGCCGGTGCTGCCCGAGGAGTCGCTGCCGCTGCTGCCGCCATCGTTCGACTCGCCGGGTCCGCAGCCGACCACGAGCGCGAGGGTGAACACGAGATCGAGTCGTAGGTTCATGTCGAAGACCTCCAGAGCCGAGCAGCGTAGAGCGGCCGATGGAAGCCGGTCAACGCGTGCGACCGAGCGTCGCCCGCGATTCCCCTCGCTCAGACGCGACGCGGGCCCGAGGATGCCGAACGCGTGCGCGTGCTTGCCCGCGCGGCACCACACAAGGGGGGGACTACACGCAGGTCCACATCACGGTGATGCAGAGGATCTGCCCGATGCCATCGGCACCGCAGTTGCCGACGCCACCCCACGCACCGTTGTCGAAGTACTGCTGACCGGTCGCGCCGCACGAGGTCGGACCCTCGCAGTAGCCGCAAACGTTGCCGCACGTGCCACCCCACTGGCCGACGTTGTCGTAGCCGAGGCTCTGGCAGATCTGCACCGGGTGGTAGTTCCCCGCGCTGTTGGCCGAGATCCACGCGCTGTTCGCATCCGCCGCGCAGACCACCCACGCGGCGCCGCTGCCCGGATCCACGCCGCCGTCGCAGACGTTGGGGAACTCCGCGGCGCAGCTCCCCGAGCAGCCGTCGCCCGACGCGACGTTGCCGTCGTCGCACTGCTCGACGCCCGCATGCAGGTAGCCGTCGCCGCAGGCCGCGACGTGACAGTTCCCAGGACAGTCGTCGCCGTCGTTGCCGTTGCCGTCGTCGCACTGCTCGCCGGCGTTGCCGTTGGGCGTGCCGTCACCGCAGCTCACGAGCGTACAGTCGCCGTCACAGGTCCCGGTCGCGGCGCCCTCGTCACACTGCTCGACGCCCGCCTGCACGAAGCCGTCGCCGCAGCTGGCGGGCTGGCAGTTCGAGGGGCAGGCATCGTCGTCGTTGGTGTTGCCGTCGTCGCAGAGCTCGCCGCCGGTGACCAGGCCGTCGCCACAGCTGGTCAGCATGCACGTGTTGGTGCACGCGTCGTCGTTGATCATGTTCGCGTCGTCGCAGGCCTCACCGGGACCGGGGATGCCGTCGCCGCAGTACGCGTTGGTGCAGTCGCTCTTGCACGGCCCGTAGTCGGCGTTGGCCGGGCCGAGATCGCACTCCTCACCGGGATCGACGACGCCATCGCCACAACCCGGCGGGACCCCGGTGTCGGTGTCCGAGTCGCTGCTGTCGTCGCCGCCACTGGTGCCCGCGGTGTCGGTGGTGACATCGCTGGTCGTGATGCTGACGTTACCGGTGTTGCTCACGGTGCCATCGCTGCCGCCGCCACTGCTGTCGCTGCCGCTGCCGTCACCGAACGTGATCGGGCCGAAGGTGATCGACGCGCCCCCGCTGCCCTCGCTGCCGAGGCCCCCGGCGCACGCAGAGGTCGCCAGCGCGAGCGCCATCAGTCTCCGCCACATGTCGCCCACGATCGCCATGCCCCATCACCATGCTCGGGCTTGGGGCGGCGCGAGGGCAAGCACAATCACCCGCTCGTGCCCTTCGTGCGGCGCGCTCCCGCGCGGGATCACGGTCGTCGACCGGTTCGGCGGTTCGAAGGGCCGACCACGTGGCCAGCCCTGCGGCCGCTGACGTATGCTGGCGCCGCCCGCGACCGGCCCCTCGACGTCGCGCGCACCGTAGCCACATCACGATGTCGCGCCGCCACACCTACGTCGCCGTGTTCCTCGTGGCCGCCGCCACGCTGGTGCTCGAGATCCTGCTGACCCGCATCACCTCGGTGGTGGCCTGGTACCACCTGGCGTTCTTCGTCATCTCGCTGGCGATGCTGGGCATGACTGCGGGCGCGGTGCTCGTCTTCATGCGCCCGCAGTGGTTCCCCGACGAGCGGGTCGGCGAGCGCATGGCCCAGGCCTCGATCGGCTTCTCGCTGGCGATGCCGCTGGCGATGCGCCTGGCGCTGTCGATCGCGCTGTCACCGATCGCCGACCTCGCCGGCTTCGTCGCGATGCTCTCGTACGGCTGCCTGCTGGCGTTGCCGTTCGCGGTCGGTGGCGTCGTGCTCACGCTGGCGCTCACCCGCGCGGGCCTGCCCGAGGGCGTGGTCTACGGCGTCGATCTGTGCGGCGCCGCGTTCGGTTGCGCGGCGGTGGTGCCGTTGCTGGCGTGGATCGATGCGCCGAGCGCCGTGTTCGTCGCCGCAGCCGTGGCCGCGCTGGCGGGCTGGGGCTTTGCCCGCGGCGCCGGGGTCTCGCCCAAGCTGCAGCGGGCCGGCTGGCTGGCCGCGATCGCGCTCTCACTGTCGGCGGTGGTCAACGTCGCGGCCGACGGCGCGCTGCTGCGTCCGCAGTGGATCAAGGGCTTCCCGGAGGTGCCGTCGCGCTACTCGTTCATCGGCTGGAACACCTACTCGCGCGTCACGGTGGATCAGCAGGTCGAGTTCCCGCCGACGTTCTGGGCCGCCGGTCGCACGATCCCGCCGGAGATGATGCGAGCGATCCCGCAGCGGTGGTTGCTCATCGACGGGGCCGCGGGCACCTCGATGGCCGGCCTCGACACCACCCCCGACGACGGCCAGCCCGGCTCGCCCGCCGAGCACGAGTACCTGTCGTGGGACGTCACCGCCTTCGCCCACGCGATGCGACCGCGTGGTCCCGCCGCGGTGATCGGCGTGGGCGGTGGCCGCGACGTGCTGGAGGCCGCCCGCGTCGGCCACGAGCCGGTGGTCGGCATCGAGCTCAACGGCCTCATCGTCGCGCTGCATCGCAACGTCATGCGCGAGTTCTCCGGGCTCGCCGATCTGCCCGGGGTCGAGCTGGTCGAGGACGAGGCGCGCTCGTTCCTCGCCCGCGATCGACGCAGCTACGCCGTCATCACGATGTCGCTCATCGACACCTGGGCGGCGACCGGCG is a genomic window of Deltaproteobacteria bacterium containing:
- a CDS encoding DUF4215 domain-containing protein produces the protein MAIVGDMWRRLMALALATSACAGGLGSEGSGGASITFGPITFGDGSGSDSSGGGSDGTVSNTGNVSITTSDVTTDTAGTSGGDDSSDSDTDTGVPPGCGDGVVDPGEECDLGPANADYGPCKSDCTNAYCGDGIPGPGEACDDANMINDDACTNTCMLTSCGDGLVTGGELCDDGNTNDDDACPSNCQPASCGDGFVQAGVEQCDEGAATGTCDGDCTLVSCGDGTPNGNAGEQCDDGNGNDGDDCPGNCHVAACGDGYLHAGVEQCDDGNVASGDGCSGSCAAEFPNVCDGGVDPGSGAAWVVCAADANSAWISANSAGNYHPVQICQSLGYDNVGQWGGTCGNVCGYCEGPTSCGATGQQYFDNGAWGGVGNCGADGIGQILCITVMWTCV
- a CDS encoding DUF4215 domain-containing protein, producing the protein MIRLLSALALVPLVVPTVAAAADRAATLHAGQVLRAPDGRAVARDRDVQWRADPSAAPARRVDALRRELGPAWIAWDQHAGTPHRILLEGIDVPGAMLDPTIAQAHARALLRRHVALLAPGASADDFVLVTDDLSGGQRSIAFAQHHRGVPVRGGTIQFRYAHDRLVMIGSDALPDVEVATRSTTAAAALAGTRARDWVRGDVDGGKHVVASTAPIEILPVPRTGGGFEYREVVPVTIEVESPRSRWTVFTDATSGEPVARKQDLVFETAGLVYRVPVRSPQTAPADYGAAFVDLQLDGVDLQTDAVGVYQYQTAGFAGSNAPVGPFVRIVNEAGAVASQQFQASPGSGWVWAAGDDSELDAQLTAFVHLSLVKAYVRGIAPGLAWLDNQLQAHVNVNDQCNAMSDGDSVYFYLASDSCENTGRIADVMYHEFGHSVHQQSLIPGVGFFDTALSEGISDYLAMTIVGESPMARGFFYDDTPLRDADPQGYEFRWPEDRGEVHDEGRIIAGALWDLRKAMIAKYGQSAGVFATDRIWYESTRRAVDIPSMYVEALLVDDDDGNLANGTPNVCEINDAYGPHGLFSIGEAGEQVVAEAGTDSLTITVQAALPNFPQCPVSATPTLEWNNVTTGEGGGVQLDGASGAWSTTISNIPANSHLEYQVRMNYDNGAERTLPDNAADPFYQAWVGEVTPLYCTGFTDISGQWSFLGDWNVGNPAGNAGNRDPVSSFDGDDVIAGTNVNASGLYLPSSFSAALAPKIATLGATNVRLQYWRWLTVEDGFFDRASIKVDGTDIWQNHASSEDFLATLHHVDREWRFHDLDLSAAAADGIIDLEFDLAADGGLQFGGWNLDALCVVSVGEPPLISCGDGLLDAGEQCDDANLVDGDGCSSACVIEGGTTDPSGGTTDPSGGDTDTDGETDGDTDGDPSLDGGGLLGRGCGCQLRDDGESPAWAVLGLALLARRRRRRR
- a CDS encoding GAF domain-containing protein, encoding MFDPLPADADDLARARRHAEVRATIEALLDGEDDWVAAMATVVCELHHAFAHHHWTGFYRVIAPELLAVGPYQGGHGCLRIPFSRGVCGAVARTRATALVADVEAFADHIACSSTTRSELVVPVLGRDGACIAVLDLDSDLPAAFREVDSAALESLCAMLGQRFG
- a CDS encoding NADH:flavin oxidoreductase, yielding MYKPPERIKHVHPDGGWPTAGVAATSRWFSPVEIGALTLRTRTWVPAMVPWRASDEGFVTPEVLSWYGRFAQGRPGAIVVEATGIRDVPSGPLLRIGHDRFVPGLRSLVETVRRESDGHTRLFVQLIDFLTIRRRPEPATYFRRHLVLGDHHRRAVPQAQGDAAVREALLAMPDDELASVLTARELESLRMGFRERVTDLHLPHIRALPQQLPLDFAAAAVRAQAAGFDGVELHYAHAYTMASLLSRRNDRDDGHGGSREGRLRAPLEVFAAVRTATAPSFAVGCRFLADECIEGGSDVDDATAYALAFARAGMDFLSLSRGGKFEDAQQPKPGAAAYPYTGRSGYECMPTVLSDAQGPFGRNLAAAATIKAALVAAGERVPLVVTGGICSFAQAESILAAGHADVVGAARQSLADPDWFLKVELGRGDAVRRCKFTNYCEALDQQHKPVTCQLWDRSSQDDGPDVPMTADGRRRLIAPRWQR